Sequence from the Streptomyces sp. R33 genome:
GTCCGGGAAACCAGCCTGGTGCCGATCTTGATGATGTCCGCGCGCGGCGACGGACTCGACGTCGTCGCGGGTCTGGAGGCCGGAGCGGACGACTACGTCGTCAAGCCCGTGGACACCTACGTACTCGTGGCACGCATCCGCTCGCTGCTGCGCCGCGCCACCTACGCGCCCGCTGCCGGAACCGGGCAGCCCGAGAGCGGGGCGGAGCCGTCGTCCGACGGAGACCGGCTCGTCTTCGGGGACCTGGCCATCGACACCGGCGGCCTCGAGGTGTTCGTCTCCGGAAGCCCGGTGGCGCTCACCCCGACCGAGCTGAAGCTGCTGCTGGAGTTCGCCGCCCACCCGGGCGTCGTGCTCGAGCGGCACACCCTGCTGCGCAACGTCTGGGAGTACGGCTGGGACGGCGACAGCCGAGTCGTGGACCTGTGCGTGCAGCGGCTGCGCAGGAAACTGGGCCGCGACCGGATCGAGACGGTCCGCGGCTTCGGTTACAAGTTCAGGCGCTGAGGACGGTGCCCCCGTTCCACCGGTTGTGGCCGGCCCGCGCGTCCCTGCGCCGGAAGATCGCCGCGCTGGCCGCGGCCACCGCCTGCCTGGTCGCGGTGGCGGTGGGCGTGCTGGTCCATCTGTGGACCGCGAGCGACATCCGCAGCCGGGCCGAACGGGATGCGTTCAACGCCGTCTACTCGGCCATGGACACCTACCGGCGTACCGGAACGCTGGCGGAGGGCGCCGAACTCGACCCCGCGGGCCTGCCCGACGCACTGCGCCACCCGGCCGACGGCAACCGGCACACGGCCTACGACGGATACGTCAACGGCAATCTGGGGCCGAGCGTCTGGGGCGCCCAGCGGGTCGGGGGCCCCGGCAGCCCGGTGCTGGCCGTCCGGTCCAACATGAACTCGGACCTCTACGGGCTGCGCCGGCTCGACGTGAGCATGGCGGTCGCCTCCGTGGTTTCGCTCGCGGCGGCCGTACCGCTGGCGGTCTACGGGGCCGGGTTGCTCGGCCGCCGGCTGCGGCGCGTCTCGGAGACGGCGGTCCGGATCTCCGCCGGGGACCTCGACGCCCGTACCGGGCCGATCAAGGGCGGCGACGAGGTCGCCGACATCGCCGCCACGGTCGACCACATGGCCGACAGCCTCGGCCGACGGCTGCGTGCCGAGCGCCAGTTCACCGCGGACGTGGCCCACGAGCTGCGCACCCCGGTCGGCGGCCTGCTGGTCGCCACCGACCTGCTGCCGCCCGGTGAGACCGAGGACCTGCTCCGGAGCCGGGTACGGGACCTGCGCGGGCTGGTCGAGGACCTGCTGGAGATCTCCCGGCTGGACGCGGGCGCGGAGCAGCCGGTCCGCGCCGAGGTGCCGCTCGGCGCGGTCGTCCGCGAAGCCGTGGCCCGGACCGGACTCGACGCGGAGGTCATCGTCGCCGATGCGCAGGGCGCAGGGTCCGCCGAGCCCGTGGAGACCGACCCGCGCCGCCTCGAACGGATCGTCGGCAACCTCGTCGTCAACGCCCACCGGCACGGCGCGACCCCGGCCGGAGTCGCCGTCGAGGTCGCCGTCGAGGGCCGTACGGTCGTCGTACGCGACCACGGCCCGGGCTTCCCCGCGGACCTGCTGCGCGACGGTCCGCGCCGCTTCCACACGGGTGCGGCGGAGCGCGGCTCCGGCCACGGACTGGGCCTGACCATCGCCCTGGGCCAGGCCCGGGTCCTCGGCGCCGAGCTGCGCCTGGCCAACGCCCCGGACGGCGGCGCCGTCGCCACCCTGCGCCTGCCCCCGTCCTGAGGGGCGCCCCCGTCCTGACGGGCCCGCCCACCACCTACAGAACCGATACGAAGCGACGCGGCCGCCGATACACGGCCGCCCCGGCTCCGATACACGCCCCGGACACCCTTCGAAGTGCACCCATCGGCACCCGAAGAGGAGTCCCCCGTGACCGCCGCACCGTTCGACGCCCCCGCGCCGTATCCGACGACCGCCGGGACCGCGGCCGCCACCAGCGACCTTTCGAAGGTCTACGGCAGCGGCGACACCCGTGTCGTCGCCCTGGACCGGGTCAGCATCGCCTTCCGGGAGGGCGAGTTCACCGCGATCATGGGCCCGTCCGGCTGCGGTAAGTCCACCCTGATGCACTGCGCCGCCGGGCTCGACTCGGTCAGCTCCGGCTCCGTCCGCATCGGCACCACCGAACTGAGCACGCTGAACGACCGGCAGCTCACCGAGCTGCGCCGCGACCGCGTCGGCTTCATCTTCCAGGCGTTCAACCTGCTGCCGACGCTGACCGCGCTGGAGAACATCACGCTGCCGCTGACCATCGCCGGACGCCGTCCCGACCTGCAGTGGCTGGACCGCGTCGTCTCCATGGTCGGCCTCTCCCAGCGCCTGGCCCACCGGCCCGGACAGCTCTCGGGCGGGCAGCAGCAGCGCGTCGCCGTGGCACGGGCCCTGGTCTCCCGCCCCGCGATCATCTTCGGCGACGAGCCCACCGGCAACCTCGACTCCCGCGCCGGGGCCGAGGTCCTCGGCTTCCTGCGCGACTCGGTGCGCGAGCTCGGCCAGACCGTGGTCATGGTCACCCACGACCCCGTCGCCGCCGGCTACGCCGACCGCGTGGTCTTCCTCTCCGACGGCCGGCTGGAGGACGAGATGGCCCACCCCACCCCGGACCGGGTCCTGGACCGGATGAAGGCGTTCGACGCGCGCTCCCGCACCAGCTGACCCGGCCTCACGCCGGCATCTGCGTCCACACGTTCCCCGTACCTCCACGTCCCCGAAAGCTGCCATGCTGAGAACAGCCCTGCGCAACGTCCTCGCGTACAAGGCCCGTCTGGCCATGACCGTCCTCGCGGTCTGCCTGGGTGTCGCGTTCGTCTGCGGCACCCTCGTCTTCGCGGAGTCCTCCGCCGCGGCCTACCGCGCCGCCGCGTCGAAGAACTTCGCGGACATCGCGGTCACCGTGACCCCGAAGGACTCCCCGCCAGGGGCCGCGGACGACAAGACCGGAGCACTCGACGACGCGCTCGTACGGAAGCTGGCCGGGATACCCGGTGTCGCCGCCGCACGGCCCGCCGCCGACGGCTCGGCGACCCTGAACGGCGCGGACGGCGCTCCGCTGCGCGCCGGCAAGGCGTGGGCGAACCTGGCCGGCGCCTACGTACCGGGCGAGGACGGCAAGGACAGCCGCCATCCGCTGGTCAAGGGCCACGCCCCCCGGAACGGCGACGAAGTCGCCGTGGACAGCGGCACCGCCGCCGCAGGCGGGTTCGGCATCGGCGACACCCTCACGCTGGCCACCGACGGCCCGGTCATGAAGAAGCGGCTCGTGGGCATCGTCACCACCCAGGACACCCGGGTGACCGCGGGCGGCACCCTCGTCCTGTTCGACAAGGCGACCGCCCAGCAACTGTTCGCGTCCCCGGGCCGGTACACCTCCATCGACCTGTCCGCCGCGCCCGGCACCGACCGGTTCACGCTCTCCGAGCGGGTCACCTCCGTGCTCCCGGCCGACCGGGCCGAGGCCGTCAGCGGCGCCGCCCAGGCCGCGCAGCAGGCCACGTACCTCGACACGCTGACCCGGGGCTACCAGAAGATGCCGATGATCTTCGCCGGGGTCTCGCTGTTCATCGGCTCGTTCCTCATCGTCAACACCTTCACCATGCTCGTCTCCCGGCGCACCCGGGAGATCGCCCTGCTGCGGGCGATCGGCTCCTCGCGCCGCCAGGTGGTCCGCTCCATCCTCTGGGAGGCGTTCCTGGTCGGCCTCGCCGCGTCGGCGGCAGGGTTCCTGCTCGGCCTCGGCATCGCCTCCGTACTGCCCGACATCCTGAGCACCTCGCAGGACGCGCTGCCCCGCGGCCCCCTGGTGATCGGTCCGCTGCCCGTCGTGGCAGCGCTCGGCGTGGGCGTGGGCGTCACGGTGCTCGCCGCATGGCTGCCGTCCCGCAAGGCGGCGAAGGTCGCGCCCCTCGAGGCGCTGCGCTCGGCGGAGCAGCCGCCCACCGCCACCGCCACCGCATCCCGGGTCCGCGGTGCGGTGGGGCTGGCCCTGCTCGCCGTCGGCGCCGGGCTGCTGGTCTCGCTGATGGGGGCGAAGGACGCCTCGGTGGAGAACCTGCAGAACGCGATGTTCGGCTGCGCCCTTCTCGTCGTCGCCATGATCGTGCTGGCGCCGCTGCTCGCCGCCCCCGTGATCCGGCTGAGCGGACGGCTGACCGGCCGCTTCGGGATCACCGGACACCTCGCCCGCGAGAACGCGCTGCGTGACCCGCGGCGTACCGCGGCCACCGCCTCCGCCCTGATGATCAGTACGGCGCTGGTCTCCGGGCTCGCCGTCATCGGCAACTCCAGCGGACAGGCCCTCGACCGGCAGGCCGCAGCCGGCCTCGGGGCCGACTACGTGATCAGCAGCCGGACGACGATGACGTCCATCGACCCGGCCGCCGAGAAGCGGGTGGCCGGCACTCCCGGGGTGAAGACGGCGGCCGCCGTCGCGGACTCCGTCGTGTTCACCGTCGGCGGCGGTGTCCAGGGGATCGCCGGCGTCGACCCCGGCACCGTGCACGCCGTCATGAAGCTCGACTTCCTCAGCGGCTCACTGGAAGACCTCGGGCCGGGCCGGATCGCCGTCTCCGGCACCACCGCCCGCGAACAGCACCTGAGAACCGGCAGCCGGCTCGTCGCCCGCATCGGCCGCAGCCAGGAGCTCGAGCAGTACACCGTCGTCGGCGTCTACGAGGACAACCCCACCGCCGGGGAGGTACTGGGTGACCGCACCGAGGTCCAGCAGCACGGCTTCAAGACCGGCACCATCCAGCGGATCCTCGTCCGCACCGACAGCGGCGCCGTCTCCGCGGCCACGGAGGCCCGGCTGCGCACCGCCGTGGGCAACAGCCCGCTGGTACAGGTGAAGGACCGCAAGGAACTCGTCCAGGAGGCCGCCGGCTCCCTGGGCAACCTGCTGACCCTGATGTACGGGCTGCTCGCCATCGGCGCCGTCATCTCCGCACTCGGCATCGTCAACACCCTCGCCATGTCGGTTTCGGAACGCACCCGGGAGATCGGCGTACTGCGCGCCATAGGCATGGACCGCAGCGGTATCCGGCGGATGATCCGCCTGGAGTCGGTGACCGTCGCCGCCTTCGGCACGCTCCTGGGCCTGGCGGGCGGGCTGTTCGGAGCCTGGACGGTCGGCGCTCTGGCCAACGGCGCGATGACGCAGTACTCCTTGGCCCTGCCCTGGGGGACGCTGCTCCTCGTGTGCCTCCTGTCCCTCACGATCGGCGCGATCGCGGCAGCCGTCCCGGCCCGCCGAGCCGCCGCCCTGAGCCCGCTGGAGGCCGTGGCGGAGATGTGACGCACCCGCGCGGAGGGCCGGGCCCGCCAGGCCCGGCCCCCGGCCCTGCTCGGCGGGCTGCGGCCCCTCGCGGACCGTTGGAGTGGCCTCAGGCGTCGGCTGCGTGGCGCGGCTCGCGGCGCATCGACCACAGGGTCGGCCCGCCGCCCGGGAGACTGAACTCGCCGAGCACCGTGAAGCCGAAGTGCTCGTAGAGGGGCAGGTTGGACGGCTTGGAGGACTCCAGGTACGTCGGCAGGCCTGCCGCGTCCGCCTTGGCGAGGCCGGAGCGGAGGAGGGCGGCGCCGTGCCCCTGACCCTGCGCGGCCGGGTCCGCGCCGACCACGGCCAGGTACCAGTGCGGCTCCTGGGGTCCGTTCCCGGCGGCCGCCGCCACGGCTTCGCGGAACAGCGGAGCCCGGTCGCCCAGGATCTCCTCGAGCTCCCGGATGGTCTCCGCGTCGGGAACGGCCTTGTCCTGTGCGCCCGGCGGCACCCAGAAGGCCGCCGCCGCCTCGGTGCGTTCGCATACGCCGTGCCGGCCGTACTGCCGGGTGAAGAGCGTGCTGAAGTAGCGGCCCAGCCCCGCCTCGCGCGTGGCGCCGTCCGGGAAGAACCAGCGCATCATCGGGTCGTCGTCGAAGGCGAGGGCCAGGGTGCGGCCGATCGGTGAAGCGTCGTCGATCGATGCCGTCTTGGGAGTGTTTGTTATCGACATACCGGCCATTCTGCACCCGATGATCTTCGACGGGCCGGGCGGGTCCCGGCTCCAGCCGGAGCCGCCGCACCGGGAATGGTCAGGGGATCATCACGCAATGGTTCTCGATCACCCTGCCGCTGCGGTCCAGGCCACCGCAGACGGCCAGCCGCGGATACGCCCTGAACTCCCGGTTGACGACGAACCGGGCCCGCGACACGCCTGCCCTGCTCCCCCGGTAGTCGCCCACGAAGGCGCGCAGCGTCCCCGGCAGTCCATCCCTGGTGGTGACGGTGATGTCCTGGACGTAGTCGCGCCCCTGGTAGGCGGTGGCCACGCAGATGTAGGTCCCGCACGTGGACTTGACCTCGGCGCTCGCCGGTGCTGCGGTCACCAATGCCGAAGCGCAGGCTGCGGCGAGGGCCGCTGCGACCGTCGCCAAGCGGCGGCGCGTGGGTGTCACCGACCGGTCCCTCTTCTGGCGTGCGTACATCACGGGATCCCCTCCAAGCTGTGATGGCCGACTGCAAGACGTGTCCACGGTGTCACGTTCGGTTCCGTCATGGCGCGGGGCGTCGCGGATCGGCCGCCCCTGGGGGCGGATTTTCACACCGCCTCTACAGATCCGCCCCGACGTTCGAGTACGACGGCCGGTCAGGGTCCGGGGCGGTCTTTTCAAAAGTTGAACCGGTATCAGCGAGTCAATCCTGCTGAAAAGACTCACTAATGACGGGATTGTGAGGATGCGGAGCGTGATGGCAACGTTGCCATCTCGTTAATAGTTCACTTCTTGACGGTGGTGTCGACGCCGAGTTGACTGCGTCTACCTCGGCCGCAAGTACAGGGCCTCGTCAGGGAGGTTTACATCGTGAACACATATCTGGGTCGAGTCGCCGTTGCAGTCGCTGCTTCCGCGATCACCGTCTCGCTCACTGCCTGCGGCAGCACGGACGAAGACGCCGACGGGAGACCCGGAGGGTCGGCCGTGGATGACGCGATCAAGGTCGGCCTCCTGCTTCCCGAGGATCAGACGGCGCGCTACGAGAAGTTCGACAAGCCGCTGATCGAGAAGGAAGTCGCCAAGTTCACGCGAGGCAAGGGCAAAGTGGTCTATGCCAACGCCAAGCAGGACGCGGCCGCCCAGAATGCCCAAGTCGAAGCGATGATTGCCCACAAGGTGCACGTCCTCATCGTCGACGCGGTGGACGCCAAGGCCATCGCCGGCTCGGTCAAGAAGGCCAAGGATGCGGGCATTCCGGTCATCGCCTACGACCGCCTGGCGGAAGGCCCGATCGACGCCTACACCTCCTTCGACAATGAAGACGTGGGCAAGGTCCAGGGCAAGGCGCTGCTGGACGCGCTGGGCGACAAGGCCAAGGACGGCCACATCGTCATGGTGAACGGCTCGGTCACCGACCCGAACGCCAAACTCTTCAAGTCCGGTGCGCACTCCGTCCTCGACGGCAAGGTGAATGTCGGCAAGGAGTACGACACCGTCGACTGGAAGCCGGAGAACGCCAATACCAACATGGCGGCCGCCCTGTCGGCGCTGGGCAAGGGGAAGATCATCGGCGTCTACTCCGCCAACGACGGAATGGCCGGCGGCATCATCACCGCCCTCAAGGCGGCCGGAATCTCCAACCTGCCCCCGGTCACGGGTCAGGACGCCGAACTGGCCGGTGTGCAGCGGATCGTCGCGGGCGAGCAGTACATGACCGTCTACAAGCGGTACGCGCCGGAGGCTGCGGCCGCCGCGGAGATGGCCGTCGCCCTCGCCAAGGGCGAGAAGATCGACGGAATCATCAACCAGATCGTCAACAGCCCGACCACGAAGGGCGTGCCATCGGTCCTCGTCCCGGGCGTCGCGCTGACCAGGAACAACGTGAAGTCCACCGTGGTCGACGACGGCGTCTACACGGTCGACGAGATCTGCACCGACAAGCTCAAGGCCGCGTGTGAAGAGATCGGCCTGAAGTAGCAGGACCCGGGGTACGGCAAGCGCGCACACCCCGGAGCCCGTCTGAGTGCGGCGCTCACCTCGAGTCGGTCGGTGGAGTCCAGGCGGGCCACACCGGGATGGGGTACCGGGGTGCGCGCCGCCTGCTTGCCTCGCGCACGAGGAAGATGACTCCCGAGGCGACTGTCGCGGTGAACGACAGCACCACCACGGCGGGCCGCCAGATGTTGGATGCTCCCACCAGGTGGAGCCACACCGCTGACGAAGCTGCTGCCACGACCAGCAGCCACACGACCCTGGCCCCACGTGACAGCCTGCCGCTCACCGCGACGAACGCGAAGCCGAGCGCCGCGCCGGGTGTGACGGCCGCGATCAGACCCAAGAGCAAGAAGATGAAGAGGGCGATGATCACGTTGCGCTGACCTCCGGTTCTCAGGGCAACCGTGCACACGGGCAGGCGGATCCATATCCCCTGCTCCGGAGGGTTCCCGCGAGCCATACTGTCAGAGCCTTTGAACGTGTTCAACACCGGCTGGGGCATCTCGCCTGGCGGCGAGGACGGCGTCGGGCCGAGCCGGGCCTCACCGGCCGGCGGCAGCTTCTACCAAGATCGGTTCCAGGGGTCAAGCCACGTATTCGAGTGGCGTGACGCACGCCCCCCTGCAGGGTTTATTTGGAGTACGCCCTCACCGGGAACTCCCGGAGAACACGGGGCCGGAACATAATCCCGGGCCTTTTCTGCGGGGCGGAATACAAACCCTTTTGACACCGAATGGAGAATCATCATGTCTGAGCGTTTTTGGACCCGTCGTATCGTCCTGGCCGGAGCTTCCGTTGCGCTGGTCGGTGGTGGCATCGCACTGCCGGCGACCGCGATGGCCGCACCCGTCGCCGCCCCGCAGCAGGCCGTCACCCTCCTCCCCCAGGACAGCGCCGACGGAATCGGTACCGGCGGCGACGCCAACGCCGAGAACACCACCGTCGGCGGCGAGGCCAAGGGTGGTAACGCGAGCACCGGCGTCGGCGAATGCAAGGGCAAGTGCGTGATCAGCACCGGTAACGCCCGCGGCGGTGACGCCAGTGCCGATGCCATCAACACGGGCGATGCGACCGCCGTGGGTGGTGACGGCACCGGCAAGGGTGGCCAGGTGAACAAGCAGAACATCAAGCTGCAGGTCAAGGAGAACCTGAAGCAGAAGCTCGGTCAGTGAGGTCTGACCGTCCACACCGGGAACCACCCCCACACAGCAGTAGCCGGAGAGGCCCTGAGCCTCTCCGGCTACTCCTGCGTGGGGGGAGGGGGATGGGGCCGCTGCGCCTGTCGCGGCGGCCACGAACGCCGGTCGTCAAGTCACGAAAACTCGGAACGTGACGCGATCCGAAGCGGAGGGCTTACTCAAGACATGGGCTCACGCGCACCGGGTGGTCCCACCCGCGTCAACACGTGAGACGGGCCCGTCCGGCCGCCTCTTCTTCACCTTTTTTAGCGGGAGCGAAATTTCCAATATTCACGCCTCCGGGACTCGGAGGTCATACTGGCGAATAGGAGCAAGCACATGCGAATGACCATTGTTTTCCCGATGTCCCATGTCGGGGGGAGTGTGTCGTGAGTTCCCTACCTCCTTCGTCCGAGCGCCCCACCGGGCCCCCGTCCGGCCCGCTGTCCGGCCGGCCGACAGACGAGCAGGCTCCGCCTCCGGGGCCTCCGCCGCCTCCTGGGCCCCCAGGGCCGCCGACCGTCAGTGGCGAGCCGGGCGAGCCCGGTCGGGGCCGCCGCGGGGCGGCTCACGGGTGGCGGTCGCGCAGGACAGTTCTGAGTGCCGCAACGGCCGTTGCGATGGCCACGGCGGTGGTACTCGCCTTCACCGTCATGGGCGGGAACAAGGCTGCCGGCGGAGAGGTCTTCCTGCAGGCTGCCTCGGCGGCCGGCCCGGACCCGTTCACCCCCTCGACGGCCGCGGCCTCCGCGGACTCCGGCGTCGTACCCGTGGCTGCTGCCCAGCCGAAGGGCGGCGCGGCCGGTACCCGCACCCTCGAGGTCAACGGCGCGTACCCGGGGCTCTACGGGGGCACGCGGAACCTCGCGAGCTGCGACGTCGAGAAGCAGATCCAGTTCCTGACCCAGCACACGGACAAGGGCAAGGCCTTCGCCACCCCCTTGAGCATCAAGCAGCCCGAGATCCCCTCCTACCTGCGGTCGCTGACTCCGGTCCGGCTCGGCTGGGACACCCGGGTCACCAACCACGGGTACAAGAACGCCGCGCCGACCAGCTATCAGGCGGTCCTGCAGGCCGGCACGCCCGTGCTGGTCGACGACCGCGGCGTACCTCGCGTCCGCTGTGCTTGCGGTAACCCGCTGGCCCCGCCTGTCGCCGTCAAGGGCAAGCAGACGTACAGCGGCAAGGAGTGGTCGTCGTTCCAGTCCTCCGACCTCGTTGCGGTCAAGCCCGCCGAGCAGCCGGTGAAGACGGTCACGATGTTCGATCACGACCGCAAGGGCTGGTACGAGCGGTCGAGCGGCGACGTGCAGGGCAAGCACGACCACGTCGTTCCGCCCCCGAAGGGCCAAACCCCCGACTCGGCGTACCCGGTCCTGCCCCCGCCCGATTCGGGATCAGCTGAGAGGTTCCCCGAGAAGGACAAGGGCAGGCAGCACGAAAAGGAAACGGACAAGGGGACCCAGACGGGCCAGAACCCCGAGAAGGGCACGAACCAGGTCCCTGAAAAGGGCACGAACCAGGTGCCGCACAAGGAGAGGGACAAGGTCCCCGAGAAGGACAGGGACAAGGCACCTGAGAAGAAGCCGGACCAGGTCCCTGAAAAGGGCACGCGCGTGAACCCTGAGGAGGGCACGAACCAGGTGCCTCACAAGGAGACGGACAAGGTCCCCGAGAAGGACACGGACAAGGCGCCCGAGAAGAAGCCGGACCAAGTCCCTGAAAAGGGCACGCGCGTGAACCCTGAGGAGGGCACGGACAAGGTTCCTGAGAAGGGTACGAACGAGGTCCCGAAGAAGGAGACCGACAAGGTCCCTGAGAAGGAGACCGACAAGGTTCCTCAGAAGGAGACGGACAAGGTTCCCGAGAAGGGGACGGACAAGGTCCCTGAGAAGGGTACGAACGAGGTCCCGAAGAAGGAGACGGACAAGGTTCCCGAGAAGGGTACGAACGAGGTCCCGAAGAAGGAGACGGACAAGGTTCCCGAGAAGGGTACGAACGAGGTCCCGAAGAACGAGACGGACAAGGTTCCCGAGAAGGGTACGAACGAGGTCCCGAAGAAGGAGACCGACAAGGTTCCCGAGAAGGGTACGAACGAGGTCCCGAAGAAGGAGACCGACAAGGTCCCTGAGAAGGGTACGAACGAGGTCCCGAAGAAGGAGACCGACAAGGTCCCTGAGAAGGGTACGAACGAGGTCCCGAAGAACGAGACCGACAAGGTCCCTGAGAAGGGGACCGGTCAGAACTCCGAGAAGGAGTCGGGCCAGAACCCTGGCAAGGAGCAGGGCAACAAGGAGCAGGGCAACAACGACCAAGGCAACAGCGAGCAGGGCAACAGCGAGCAAGGCGGCAACGACCAGGGCAACAGCGAGCAGTCCGGATGACCCTGCGGTCCAGGCGCCTGGGGACGCATCGGCCGGCACCGCCAACTCGGGACGGCGACCCCGGTGGTCAGAAGTGCATAGCGGCGTGCGAAGGCGGCGGTCCGCCCCACACGAAGACGGCGTGCCCCGGCTGGATCGCCAGGACACGCCGTTCGCGGTAGGCCGGCAGCTCACAGTCCCCTCGGCGTGGCTGCCGGCCCGGTCAGCCCGTCAGGGCAGCAGTTCCGCCTCAGCCGTGGCGGTGCTGCCGGCGGCCGTTCCACGAGTCGCTGTCGACGACGTTGCCGCGGTTGTCGCGGAGCGTGGCGCTGTCGCGCTCGTCCCATACCTGCTCACGGCGGTCCTGGTAGACGTCGTGGCGGGTGTCGCGGCCCCTGCCCGTGTGGACCTTGACGCTGGAGCGGCCGTCCAGGCGGAAGTCGTTGAAGCGGTAGCGGTTGCCCTGCCGGTCGGTGAGGGTGAAGCCGCGCAGGTTGACGCTGTGGCGGCCGGTGTTCTTCACCTCGACCCATTCCCCGTTCAGGGCACGGGCGGAGCGGTCGTTGCGACCGGGGCTGTCGTACTGGACGTCGCCGATGACGATCGAGGAATGCGGGGCCCGGTGGTCACGCCTGTGGTCGTCGGCGGCGGCAGCCGGGAGGGCGGCGGCGCCGACCAGGGCGCCTGCTGCCAGGAATGTGGCGACTACGCGGCGGGTGGCGAGAGAAGCAGACATGGAGATGACCCCTTCAACAGACAGCGGCCCGTCCCGTCTCGTACGAGCCGGGTGGGCTCCGAACAGTTCCCGGCGTCCTGCCGAGGAGCCACACTCTGGCCCGGAACCACCACCAAAAGCCACTAAGTCAGCGCGTGTTGCGCAATACGGATATACCAGTGACTCTTGCTTGTAGCGGACATGTGTCATGGCTGCGCTGACGCGGACGACGCGAGCGCGCGCATCGGGCCGTGGGACGCCTGGGGCCGGAGGCTCTCCCTGGTCAATGCCCTTTCCTCGGGGCGGCCTTCGTTCCTGCGCCGAATGGGTTCAGGGTCTTGTAACAGCCGCTTCCACCGTTTCTTCGCACCTGCTCACGTGAACGGTTCTGGTGTGCGAAGGCGAGCGCGTTTCAGTGGCGGCACCTCGCCGTGCCGCTCCGTGGGCGGGGCGTCAGAGCGAGGGCAGGTGGGTCGTCGGCGCCGGGGCGGGTTTCCGCGGCGTGCGGATCAGCGGGAGCAGGGAAGCCGCGCCCGCGAGCGACAGCAGCGCCGCGACCCTCAGCACGCTTTCGATGGCCGATCCGTCCGAGGCCGCCTGCTGTTCCGAGCCGCTCAGGACCTCGAGGACGGTCGCCGCCACCGCCACGGCGACCGCGCCCAGCAGGACGAGCGAGGTCAGCACCAGTCCGGAGGCCGCGGCGAGGCGGCTCGACGGAACGTACGACTGGGTGGCCACGTTGGTCAGCGCCCAGCCGAGTCCGAGCCCGATGCCCACGACCGCGAACACGGCTGTGTAGAGGGCGAGCGGGCCCGCCCAGGTCAGTGCCAGGATGCTGGCTCCGCTCAACAGCAGCCCGGCAGCCATCAGCGCTTCGGGGCGCCTGCGCTGGGCGAGGTGGCCGGACCAGTAGCTGGCTGCCCCGGCACCGACGGACAGCGCGAGGAACACCAGCCCCGCGTCCAGCGGGGAGAGGCCGCGGACCTGCTGGAGGTAGAGCGCGGAGAGGACCGCCACGAGGCAGTACCCGATGTTGGACACGCAACCGGCCAGGGTGACGGTCACGAACGGGACGTTGTGCAGCAGGGAGAGGTCCAGCAGCGGTTCGGCGGTCCGGCGTTCGATCGCCACGAACAGGATCAGCAGCAGCGCTCCGGCGGCGAGGCAGGCCAGCGTCGCGGCTGAGGCCCAGCCCCAGTGGCCACCCTGGTCGACGGCGATCATGATCGCGGTGAGACCACCCGCCACGGTCACGGCACCTGGCAGGTCAAGGCCGTTGCCGGCCTCTTCGTCGCGGGTGTCGGTGACGAACCGCAGCATCAGGAATGCGGCGACGGCGCAGACCGGCACGTTCAGCAGGAACACCG
This genomic interval carries:
- a CDS encoding GNAT family N-acetyltransferase, which produces MAGMSITNTPKTASIDDASPIGRTLALAFDDDPMMRWFFPDGATREAGLGRYFSTLFTRQYGRHGVCERTEAAAAFWVPPGAQDKAVPDAETIRELEEILGDRAPLFREAVAAAAGNGPQEPHWYLAVVGADPAAQGQGHGAALLRSGLAKADAAGLPTYLESSKPSNLPLYEHFGFTVLGEFSLPGGGPTLWSMRREPRHAADA
- a CDS encoding ABC transporter permease, encoding MLRTALRNVLAYKARLAMTVLAVCLGVAFVCGTLVFAESSAAAYRAAASKNFADIAVTVTPKDSPPGAADDKTGALDDALVRKLAGIPGVAAARPAADGSATLNGADGAPLRAGKAWANLAGAYVPGEDGKDSRHPLVKGHAPRNGDEVAVDSGTAAAGGFGIGDTLTLATDGPVMKKRLVGIVTTQDTRVTAGGTLVLFDKATAQQLFASPGRYTSIDLSAAPGTDRFTLSERVTSVLPADRAEAVSGAAQAAQQATYLDTLTRGYQKMPMIFAGVSLFIGSFLIVNTFTMLVSRRTREIALLRAIGSSRRQVVRSILWEAFLVGLAASAAGFLLGLGIASVLPDILSTSQDALPRGPLVIGPLPVVAALGVGVGVTVLAAWLPSRKAAKVAPLEALRSAEQPPTATATASRVRGAVGLALLAVGAGLLVSLMGAKDASVENLQNAMFGCALLVVAMIVLAPLLAAPVIRLSGRLTGRFGITGHLARENALRDPRRTAATASALMISTALVSGLAVIGNSSGQALDRQAAAGLGADYVISSRTTMTSIDPAAEKRVAGTPGVKTAAAVADSVVFTVGGGVQGIAGVDPGTVHAVMKLDFLSGSLEDLGPGRIAVSGTTAREQHLRTGSRLVARIGRSQELEQYTVVGVYEDNPTAGEVLGDRTEVQQHGFKTGTIQRILVRTDSGAVSAATEARLRTAVGNSPLVQVKDRKELVQEAAGSLGNLLTLMYGLLAIGAVISALGIVNTLAMSVSERTREIGVLRAIGMDRSGIRRMIRLESVTVAAFGTLLGLAGGLFGAWTVGALANGAMTQYSLALPWGTLLLVCLLSLTIGAIAAAVPARRAAALSPLEAVAEM
- a CDS encoding ABC transporter ATP-binding protein, with product MTAAPFDAPAPYPTTAGTAAATSDLSKVYGSGDTRVVALDRVSIAFREGEFTAIMGPSGCGKSTLMHCAAGLDSVSSGSVRIGTTELSTLNDRQLTELRRDRVGFIFQAFNLLPTLTALENITLPLTIAGRRPDLQWLDRVVSMVGLSQRLAHRPGQLSGGQQQRVAVARALVSRPAIIFGDEPTGNLDSRAGAEVLGFLRDSVRELGQTVVMVTHDPVAAGYADRVVFLSDGRLEDEMAHPTPDRVLDRMKAFDARSRTS
- the cseB gene encoding two-component system response regulator CseB, translated to MSSPTPAPASPRPVRVLLVEDDELMRRSFAVALERYGYAVKAAADGLAGLELFRDDGFDLLILDVMLPALDGIGLCRRVRETSLVPILMMSARGDGLDVVAGLEAGADDYVVKPVDTYVLVARIRSLLRRATYAPAAGTGQPESGAEPSSDGDRLVFGDLAIDTGGLEVFVSGSPVALTPTELKLLLEFAAHPGVVLERHTLLRNVWEYGWDGDSRVVDLCVQRLRRKLGRDRIETVRGFGYKFRR
- a CDS encoding HAMP domain-containing sensor histidine kinase — its product is MPPFHRLWPARASLRRKIAALAAATACLVAVAVGVLVHLWTASDIRSRAERDAFNAVYSAMDTYRRTGTLAEGAELDPAGLPDALRHPADGNRHTAYDGYVNGNLGPSVWGAQRVGGPGSPVLAVRSNMNSDLYGLRRLDVSMAVASVVSLAAAVPLAVYGAGLLGRRLRRVSETAVRISAGDLDARTGPIKGGDEVADIAATVDHMADSLGRRLRAERQFTADVAHELRTPVGGLLVATDLLPPGETEDLLRSRVRDLRGLVEDLLEISRLDAGAEQPVRAEVPLGAVVREAVARTGLDAEVIVADAQGAGSAEPVETDPRRLERIVGNLVVNAHRHGATPAGVAVEVAVEGRTVVVRDHGPGFPADLLRDGPRRFHTGAAERGSGHGLGLTIALGQARVLGAELRLANAPDGGAVATLRLPPS